One stretch of Oncorhynchus keta strain PuntledgeMale-10-30-2019 chromosome 16, Oket_V2, whole genome shotgun sequence DNA includes these proteins:
- the LOC118395542 gene encoding zinc finger and SCAN domain-containing protein 5A-like isoform X4, whose translation MANCVVFHTQIASIMEVLANAAVAEICKLVDDDYAVFRLEITQSQKENRALRRKLLELKVARERVLASRPSSSKIPDRYRGMARGEGHLTGGHRGFVKPVEHNTRRDDQPITVDEGSGTSNEHVIMIEFAEAAVPGVKQERSEGEEDPRHSRDIQTGATGAPPVAMANPTIVQPTTRISITEVNGTLNGVLKSETDTETLTVTQRLLHTGSDHEKLGPLGRPPALGSKYLLYGNLSPRTIQSHQDSGDVLETGNDPSCSYTTEMDPDNMPLGLETQTDLSRGDWNRYSSSVYSEGCLDKKGEGLVLDEVTVKVEGDIPPTWNADIHLGDGHSQGRDFLDYRGSLKTNPNVATHSPLNELQDHNPVSTSMGPSDSHGRILFDQVLNSNDRARVQAQGGRATSGNIKEKRFLCMFCNKGFSCLQKVEIHQRVHTGEKPFSCTQCHMCFAQACDLKRHQRVHTGEKPFGCTQCHMRFAEAGNLKRHQRVHTGVKPFSCTECHMRFAQAGDLKRHQRVHTGERPFACNHCGKRFSERRYLRIHQQKHHSTL comes from the exons ATGGCTAATTGtgtggtttttcacactcaaatagcctccatcatggaggtgctagcgaatgcagccgtcgcagagatctgtaaactcgtagacgacgactatgcagtgtttcgtttggaaataactcaaagccagaaagaaaacagggcATTACGGAGGAAACTACTGGAACTGAAGGTGGCACGGGAGCGCGTCCTCGCCAGTCGTCCCAGTAGTAGCAAAATCCCCGACCGATACAGAGGAATGGCAAGAG GTGAAGGACATCTCACTGGAGGCCACAGGGGCTTTGTGAAGCCAGTGGAACACAATACACGGagagatgaccaaccaatcactgttgatgaggggagtggaacctCCAACGAGCACGTTATCATGATAGag TTTGCAGAGGCTGCAGTTCCTGGGGTCAAGcaggagaggtctgaaggagaggaggacccacGGCACAGCAGAGACATCCAGACTGGAGCGACAGGAGCACCCCCTGTAGCTATGGCAAACCCCACCATTGTGCAGCCCACGACCAGAATCAGCATCACGGAGGTCAATGGAACGCTGAACGGCGTCCTCAAGTCAGAGACCGACACAGAGACTTTAACTGTAACACAAAGGCTTTTACACACAGGATCTGACCACGAGAAACTAGGGCCACTGGGCCGTCCTCCTGCTCTCGGCTCAAAGTATTTACTGTACGGTAACCTAAGCCCGAGGACAATTCAATCCCATCAGGACTCAGGTGATGTGTTAGAGACTGGCAATGATCCATCTTGTTCTTACACTACAGAGATGGATCCTGACAACATGCCCTTGGGTTTAGAGACACAGACGGATCTGTCTAGAGGGGACTGGAAccggtacagtagtagtgtatactCTGAAGGGTGCCTAGATAAGAAAGGTGAGGGTTTAGTTTTAGATGAGGTGACTGTGAAAGTGGAGGGCGACATTCCTCCCACATGGAATGCAGATATTCACTTAGGAGACGGACACTCACAGGGCAGAGATTTCTTAGATTATAGGGGAAGCTTAAAGACTAATCCAAATGTTGCAACCCACTCCCCTTTAAACGAGCTCCAGGATCATAACCCAGTGTCCACATCTATGGGACCTTCAGATTCACACGGCCGCATCCTTTTCGATCAGGTATTGAACTCAAACGACAGGGCTAGAGTCCAGGCTCAGGGTGGGCGAGCCACATCAGGCAATATTAAAGAGAAacggttcctctgcatgttctgtaacaaaggcttcagctgcctccagaaggtggagatccaccagagggtccacacaggggagaaacccttcagctgtacccagtgtcataTGTGCTTCGCCCAGGCTTgtgacctgaagaggcaccagagggtccacacaggggagaaacccttcggctgtacccagtgtcacatgcgcTTTGCTGAGGCTGGCAACCTGAAgcggcaccagagggtccacacaggggtgaaacccttcagctgtaccgAGTGTCATATGCGCTTCGCCCAGGCTGgtgacctgaagaggcaccaAAGGGTCCACACGGGAGAGAGGCCATTCGCCTGTAATCACTGCGGGAAGAGGTTCTCTGAGAGGAGATACCTgaggatacaccagcagaaacaCCATTCCACTCTATAA
- the LOC127908083 gene encoding gastrula zinc finger protein XlCGF26.1-like, producing the protein MNPGNISLCLETQTDLSRGDWNRYSSSVYSEGSLDKKGEGLVVDEVTVKVEGDTPPTWNADSHLGYGLSQGSDFLDYRESLATNPNVTNHSPLHTLGDYQPVSTSMGPSNSHGRCLFDQVLNSNDRAGAQAQGGGATSGNSKEKRFLCMFCNKGFSCPQKVEIHQRVHTGEKPFSCTQCHICFAQGGDLKRHHRVHTGEKPFSCPQCEKRFSRQHHLKMHLKVHTGERPFACVHCEKRYSEKSYLRIHQQKNHSTL; encoded by the coding sequence ATGAACCCTGGAAACATATCCTTGTGTTTAGAGACACAGACTGATCTGTCTAGAGGGGACTGGAAccggtacagtagtagtgtatactCTGAAGGGAGCCTAGATAAGAAAGGGGAGGGTCTCGTCGTAGATGAAGTGACTGTGAAAGTGGAGGGTGACACTCCTCCCACATGGAATGCAGATAGTCACCTAGGATATGGACTCTCACAGGGCAGTGATTTCTTAGATTACAGGGAAAGCTTAGCGACTAATCCAAATGTCACAAACCACTCCCCTTTACACACACTTGGAGATTACCAGCCAGTGTCCACTTCGATGGGGCCTTCCAATTCACACGGACGCTGCCTTTTCGATCAGGTATTGAACTCAAACGACAGGGCTGGAGCCCAGGCTCAGGGAGGGGGAGCCACATCAGGCAATAGTAAAGAGAAacggttcctctgcatgttctgtaacaaaggcttcagcTGCCCCCAGAAagtggagatccaccagagggtccacacaggggagaaacccttcagctgtacccagtgtcacatATGCTTCGCCCAGGGTGGTGACCTGAAGAGGCATCATagagtccacacaggggagaaacccttcagctgcccccagtgtgagaagaggttctcccgCCAGCACCATCTGAAGatgcacctgaaggtccacacCGGAGAGAGGCCATTTGCCTGTGTGCACTGCGAGAAGAGGTACTCGGAGAAGAGctacctcaggatacaccagcagaaaaaccATTCCACTCTATAA